Genomic DNA from Paenibacillus donghaensis:
GACGCTGCTCCTTCTGGAGGGGGATTCCAGTGCGCTGATTGTGAATGCACAAGGCTGGGAAACAAGGGCCATCACCGAGCCTACCACTGAAAAAGGAGTACGGGGACCACGCGAAGGCTTCACTGAATCGATGGTAGTGAACCTGACCCTCATCCGCCGCAGAGTACTGAACGATGACCTGAAATTTATATTCAGTGAGGTTGGTAGCCGCTCGAAGACCCAGGCCTGTATCTGTTATATGGAGAGCCTGGCCTCTCCGGATATTCTCAAAGAGCTGCAGAGCCGTCTCTCCAGAGTGGATATCGACCATATCCTGGACACCGGTTATCTGGCGGAATTGATCAGAGACGAGCCGTATTCCCCTTTTGAAATGCTGGGCAGTACGGAACGTCCCGATGCTGTGGTCAGCAAGATCATGGAAGGGCGTTTTGCCGTACTGGTAGAGGGCAGTCCGTTCGCCCTAACCCTGCCTTATGTATTTGTGGAGAATTTCCAGGCCAGTGAGGATTATTATATCAACTATTATTTTTCCTCATTCAACAGAATGCTGCGAATCGTCGGCGCGTTCCTCTCGATCAGCGTACCGGCGGTTTATGTGGCTCTGGTCACCTATAGCCAGGAGATGCTGCCCACTACTCTGCTGCTCAGCATAGCTACTGCCAGACTATCGGTACCCTTCCCAACCGTAGTGGAGGCCATTCTTATGCTGACCATCTTCGAGGTCCTCCGCGAGGCTGGCGCACGGATTCCGACGGCGATTGGCCAAGCGGTCAGTATCGTAGGTGCGCTGGTGCTGGGCCAGGCAGCCGTAGATGCCAGAATTGTCAGTGCACCCATGGTTATTGTGGTGGGACTTACGGGAATCACGACCCTGCTCAATCCCCGGCTGACTGGTCCGCTGATTGTAGTCAGATTACTGCTGCTGCTCAGCAGCTTTTTCTTCGGCATCTATGGCTATTTCTTTGGATTGCTTGCACTAGTGATCCATCTGATGAGTCTGCGCTCCTTCGGAGTTCCTTATATGCTGGGGGTAGGGTCCATTCGTCCGCAGGATATTAAGGATACCGCCATTCGTGCGCCTTGGTGGGATATGTACACCCGTCCGGCCTTCATTGGCGTTCGCAATAGGAGAAGAAAGCAGCCGAAGGCCAAAGGTAGACGTCCATGAGCTCATACAGGCCCTCCTTGCTGCTGTTGTCCTTGCTGCTGCTGCTTCCTGGCGTTTCCGGCTGCTGGAATTATGCCGAGGTCGATGACATGTCCATTGTGGCCGGGGTAGCCATCGACAAGGACAAGAAGGCCGGCAAACTGCTGATAACCACCGAGCTGTTCGATACCAAAGGAGAGCTGCAGCAGAATCAGGCCAGCTTCAAGATTGTGACTCTATCCGGCGACACTATGTTCGATATTGTGCGCAATATGATCTCCATGACCGGCAAGAAATTGTTTTGGAGCCACTCCAAGGCCATTATTATCAGTGAAGAAATTGCCAGGGAAGGCGTGATCCGGGTGATCGACTGGTACAGCAGAGATACCGAAACCAGATCAGATGTGTACATTTATGTATCCGGTGAGCCGACGGCCAGAGCCCTGCTTAATATGAACGGCACCTCAGAGATGATCATGTCCTTCGAGCTGGCACAGATGATGCGTAACGAAACTCATGTTAGCACCGCGCCGGTGGTGGAGATCTGGGATTTCATCGACAAGCTGGAGAGTGAAGGGAAGTCTGCTATGGCTCCTATCGTGTCTATCTATGCGAACAATAAGCAGAAGAATGAACGTGTGTATGGGACAGCTATCTTCTCCAACGATAAAATGGTAGGCATAGTCAGCGGAGAAGAGAGCAAATACTTGCTGTTCGCCAAGGATGATGTGAAGGGCGGCGTACTGGTGGTGGGTAACGAATCCGGCGTTCCTACCTATTCACTGGAGATTCTCAAGAGCGCAACTAAATTAAAGCCGCGATGGGTCAATGGCCGGCTGCAGATGCATGTTCAGGTCTTAGTAGAAACAGGACTGGACGAAG
This window encodes:
- a CDS encoding spore germination protein — its product is MENQPPEGNTPRPEMNIETGRMLSKSMDETIEQLKERFHNDGTFRIRVIENKWWSQLRFGLIYIDGMIDRELIQEGIIQPLSSFEFTEEDSREAANLMKKVRSQVINASDVTVSSHLNEVIAAIVGGKTLLLLEGDSSALIVNAQGWETRAITEPTTEKGVRGPREGFTESMVVNLTLIRRRVLNDDLKFIFSEVGSRSKTQACICYMESLASPDILKELQSRLSRVDIDHILDTGYLAELIRDEPYSPFEMLGSTERPDAVVSKIMEGRFAVLVEGSPFALTLPYVFVENFQASEDYYINYYFSSFNRMLRIVGAFLSISVPAVYVALVTYSQEMLPTTLLLSIATARLSVPFPTVVEAILMLTIFEVLREAGARIPTAIGQAVSIVGALVLGQAAVDARIVSAPMVIVVGLTGITTLLNPRLTGPLIVVRLLLLLSSFFFGIYGYFFGLLALVIHLMSLRSFGVPYMLGVGSIRPQDIKDTAIRAPWWDMYTRPAFIGVRNRRRKQPKAKGRRP
- a CDS encoding Ger(x)C family spore germination protein is translated as MSSYRPSLLLLSLLLLLPGVSGCWNYAEVDDMSIVAGVAIDKDKKAGKLLITTELFDTKGELQQNQASFKIVTLSGDTMFDIVRNMISMTGKKLFWSHSKAIIISEEIAREGVIRVIDWYSRDTETRSDVYIYVSGEPTARALLNMNGTSEMIMSFELAQMMRNETHVSTAPVVEIWDFIDKLESEGKSAMAPIVSIYANNKQKNERVYGTAIFSNDKMVGIVSGEESKYLLFAKDDVKGGVLVVGNESGVPTYSLEILKSATKLKPRWVNGRLQMHVQVLVETGLDEVMTAEGFNNFSDVQSIEQRGEEEVRQRIAAIIQKLQQEYHADVLGYGEIVHQEMPKLWKKISKNWPQEFAEMDIEVEAKVVIRSSAKTSRSIKMGD